The nucleotide window AGAGAACTGTTATTCATTATCTTCAGTGCAATTTCAGGACCAATACCGTTTGGGTCACCGCAAGTTAATACAATTCTCGGTTTAGGCATAAACAACTACTTTCCGCTTTTCTTTGCTGTTTTGATTAATTTAGGTTTTATTGCAGTTTTTGTTGTTTTTGTCACTCTTTTTCTTACTGTTTTCTTTTCATACAGAAAGTTATCAGGAACATCGATAATTTCTGCATCTCCCCAAAGACCTTCAAGATTATAGAACCTCCTTGTTTCTTCCATAAATATGTGTACAACAACATCAACATAATCAATCAAAATCCAGGTCAGCCCGGTATATCCTTCATCACGCCATGCAGTTTCTCCTGCCTTCTTTGTTTCCTGCAGAATATGGTCTGCAACAGCTTTTACCTGCATTGTAGATGATGCCGAACAAATTACAAAATAGTCAGTTACGGAGGT belongs to Ignavibacteria bacterium and includes:
- the rsfS gene encoding ribosome silencing factor; this translates as MESKELVYFIADLILKKKGTDIKIINLEGKTSVTDYFVICSASSTMQVKAVADHILQETKKAGETAWRDEGYTGLTWILIDYVDVVVHIFMEETRRFYNLEGLWGDAEIIDVPDNFLYEKKTVRKRVTKTTKTAIKPKLIKTAKKSGK